A stretch of Homalodisca vitripennis isolate AUS2020 unplaced genomic scaffold, UT_GWSS_2.1 ScUCBcl_1152;HRSCAF=4423, whole genome shotgun sequence DNA encodes these proteins:
- the LOC124371265 gene encoding zinc finger protein 708-like, whose amino-acid sequence MLTQSENPYKCSLCSYSCTRNSNLKKHILTHTCVKPYTCSMCRYATSRNSALKKHMLTHTGEKPCKCPLCNYACTSNSNLKTHILTHTGEKPYKCSVCSYACSRSDTLKSHMVTHTGEKAYKCFQCDCAFTTRCNLRKHLLIHTGVKPYKCIFCSYDCITSDILKKHTLTHTGEKPYKCSLCSYSCTRNSNLKKHMLTHTGEKPCKCPLCNYACTSNGHLKKHMLTHTGEKPCKCPLCNYACTSNSNLKTHILTHTGEKPYKCSVCSYASSRSGTLKSHMLTHTREKAYKCFQCDCSFTTSCNLRKHLLIHTGDKPYKCCFCSYDCITSDMLKRHTLTHTGE is encoded by the coding sequence ATGTTAACCCAAAGTGAAAACCCATATAAGTGTTCACTTTGTAGCTATTCTTGTACTAGAAATAGTAACTTGAAGAAACATATATTAACTCACACATGTGTAAAACCTTATACATGTTCAATGTGTAGATATGCTACTTCTAGAAACAGTGCCTTGAAGAAACACATGTTAACTCACACAGGCGAAAAGCCTTGTAAGTGCCCCCTCTGTAACTATGCCTGTACTTCAAATAGTAATTTGAAGACTCATATATTAACTCACACAGGTGAGAAACCGTATAAGTGCTCCGTGTGTAGTTATGCTTGTTCTAGAAGTGATACCCTGAAGAGCCATATGGTAACTCACACAGGAGAAAAGGCATATAAGTGTTTCCAGTGCGACTGTGCTTTTACTACAAGGTGTAACTtgagaaaacatttattaattcataCAGGTGTTAAgccttataaatgtattttttgtagcTACGATTGTATAACAAGCGATATATTGAAGAAGCATACATTAACACACACAGGAGAAAAACCGTATAAGTGTTCACTTTGTAGCTATTCTTGTACTAGAAATAGTAACTTGAAGAAACACATGTTAACTCACACAGGCGAAAAGCCTTGTAAGTGCCCCCTCTGTAACTATGCCTGTACTTCAAATGGCCACTTGAAGAAACATATGTTAACTCACACAGGCGAAAAGCCTTGTAAGTGCCCCCTCTGTAACTACGCCTGTACTTCAAATAGTAATTTGAAGACTCATATATTAACTCACACAGGTGAGAAACCGTATAAGTGCTCCGTGTGTAGTTATGCTAGTTCTAGAAGTGGTACCCTGAAGAGCCATATGTTAACTCACACAAGAGAAAAGGCATATAAGTGTTTCCAGTGCGACTGTTCTTTTACTACAAGTTGTAACTtgagaaaacatttattaattcataCAGGTGATAAGccttataaatgttgtttttgtaGCTACGATTGTATAACAAGCGATATGTTGAAGAGGCATACATTAACACACACAGGAGAATAA